The genomic window CACATCACACAGACAGAGCTCGCACGTCGCATGAAGACGAGCCGCTCGGCAGTGGAACGGCTGCTCGATCCTGCGAATCCTTCGGTGACACTCTCGACGCTGGAGCGGGCGGCGAGCGCGGTCGGCAAACGACTCAAGGTGCAGCTCACGACGTAGGACGGCGTTTCGAACAAGGGCATCGACCCGACTTCACAAGTCGTCGGCTACCATGTATGTCAACGGGCGCGGGTCATGCCCAACACGTTGGAAAGACCACGAAAGGGCTGCTGCGGTGTTTACGGGATCTTGTGACACATGTGTGGGTGCAAACCTGCACTGAATAGGTTACGCACGTCGCCCCTGAGCTTGGGATACTGGCTTTTCGCGAGTCAGGAAACCGAGCCATGGAGGACGACGTGCGCACAGCCAGTCTATTGAAGCGGATATTGGGTGTCGAGAAAGTCGTGATCGAGGGCGTGGACTTCGAGGGCGACGACGTGGTGATCAAGGTGCGGCTCCACAAGCGCCAGCAACGGCGTTGCAGCCGGTGCGGACGGCGGTGCGGCGGCCACGACAGCGGGCGGGGGCGTCGCCGCTGGCG from Actinomycetota bacterium includes these protein-coding regions:
- a CDS encoding helix-turn-helix transcriptional regulator, coding for MVDKRHIGSDFEDFLRDEGILDDAEAVATKRVIAYQIAQEMERAHITQTELARRMKTSRSAVERLLDPANPSVTLSTLERAASAVGKRLKVQLTT
- a CDS encoding ISL3 family transposase, which codes for MRTASLLKRILGVEKVVIEGVDFEGDDVVIKVRLHKRQQRRCSRCGRRCGGHDSGRGRRRWR